In a genomic window of Bordetella petrii:
- a CDS encoding lipocalin family protein has protein sequence MPRHFVCTLLAALGLAGLAHAAPPPKAVAIDPQRYAGKWYEIARLPTPLQRRCVGDVTVEYTVAPQSALHIDNRCRTKHGDVAAMSGLAVPREQAAGAQYRAEFLQPTPDYWIIGLDSEYRWAVVGSPDRKTLWILSRTPQLPASLLEQARQAARAQGYRLDELRYTPQR, from the coding sequence ATGCCACGCCATTTCGTCTGCACCCTGCTGGCCGCGCTCGGCCTGGCGGGCCTGGCGCATGCCGCGCCGCCGCCCAAGGCCGTCGCCATCGATCCCCAACGCTACGCCGGCAAATGGTACGAAATCGCCCGCCTGCCCACGCCGCTGCAGCGGCGCTGCGTGGGCGACGTCACGGTGGAATACACCGTGGCCCCACAAAGCGCGCTGCACATCGACAACCGCTGCCGCACCAAACACGGCGACGTTGCCGCCATGTCGGGGCTGGCGGTGCCACGCGAACAGGCGGCTGGCGCGCAATACCGCGCCGAATTCCTGCAACCCACGCCGGATTACTGGATCATCGGCCTGGATAGCGAGTATCGCTGGGCCGTGGTGGGCAGCCCCGATCGCAAGACCCTGTGGATTCTGTCCCGCACGCCGCAACTGCCGGCCAGCCTGCTCGAGCAGGCCCGACAGGCCGCGCGCGCACAAGGCTATAGGCTCGATGAACTGCGCTATACGCCGCAGCGGTAG
- a CDS encoding succinate dehydrogenase/fumarate reductase iron-sulfur subunit: MPRQDPTSGVLQVSVWRGGADGGFQVFEVPRRDNQTVLDVATHIQRHLDSTLSYRYACRVGMCGSCAMTVNGVARWTCRTHVSRVARNGRIELAPLSNLPIVKDLVTDMAPFFDKWQRAQGRYTGPAGRHDPVARVDPSSPRRRAADAGIECIGCGVCYASCDVVSWKPQFLGPAALNRAWTLVNDERDTGGARRLAAVAGDAGCHSCHTQGSCTVRCPKGIAPTAAIAGLKRMAARAALRGELPEADEAEGPAAHADGLTGVAP; the protein is encoded by the coding sequence ATGCCACGACAAGATCCGACTTCCGGCGTTTTGCAGGTCAGTGTGTGGCGCGGCGGCGCCGACGGCGGCTTTCAGGTGTTCGAGGTGCCGCGCCGCGATAACCAGACCGTGCTGGACGTGGCCACGCACATTCAGCGGCACCTGGATTCCACCCTGTCGTACCGCTATGCGTGCCGCGTGGGCATGTGCGGGTCGTGCGCCATGACGGTCAATGGGGTGGCGCGCTGGACCTGCCGAACTCATGTCTCGCGCGTGGCGCGCAATGGCCGCATCGAGCTGGCGCCCTTGTCCAACCTGCCTATCGTCAAAGACCTGGTCACCGACATGGCGCCGTTCTTCGACAAATGGCAGCGCGCGCAAGGCCGCTACACCGGGCCTGCCGGCCGCCATGATCCGGTGGCGCGCGTCGACCCGTCTTCGCCGCGGCGGCGCGCGGCCGATGCGGGCATCGAGTGCATTGGCTGCGGGGTTTGTTATGCCTCGTGCGATGTGGTGAGCTGGAAGCCGCAGTTTCTCGGGCCAGCCGCCCTGAATCGAGCCTGGACCCTGGTGAACGACGAGCGCGACACAGGCGGCGCGCGGCGCCTGGCCGCTGTGGCGGGCGATGCGGGCTGCCACAGTTGCCATACCCAGGGCTCCTGTACGGTGCGATGCCCCAAGGGCATCGCGCCCACCGCCGCGATAGCCGGGCTGAAGCGCATGGCCGCCCGGGCCGCGTTGCGCGGCGAGCTGCCAGAGGCCGACGAGGCCGAAGGCCCGGCCGCCCATGCCGACGGCCTGACCGGAGTTGCGCCATGA
- the gshA gene encoding glutamate--cysteine ligase, whose amino-acid sequence MTDTAASRLSRLKAHADLLAQSLRGIEKEGLRVDAQGKLAVTPHPSGLGSALTNEHVTTDYSEALLELITGTHGRVEPLLAELENTHRFVYSVLDGEYIWNQSMPATLPPEADIPIAWYGRSNTGMLKHVYRRGLAERYGKAMQCIAGVHYNFSLPDALWEILDPGAADPQTRRSRGYIGLIRNFTRYSWLLMYLFGAAPALSRSFMGDRPHPLQALDADTLYLPHATSLRMSDLGYQNNKAQAQLKLCYNDLDTFLARLYGAVTQPWPEYQAIGTHRDGQWIQLNTNVLQIENEYYSSIRPKRATGRCERPVTALAERGVQYVEVRCLDIDPQQPVGIAADTARFVDAFLLFCAVSDSPYFPQNGYCQRSADNFSVVVKEGRKPGLMLDRDGVAISLPDWGRELLDHIAPYAALYDQALGGDAYARALQAQHAKLGHADDTPSARLLAELRDQGVPFHEYSLQLSRRHADALRAQPLPADVAAGYAEAARQSHAEQARLEQSDDVDFDTYVARYQAALKAPGSR is encoded by the coding sequence GTGACCGATACTGCTGCCAGCCGCCTGTCCCGCCTGAAGGCTCATGCCGACCTGCTCGCGCAGTCCCTGCGCGGCATCGAAAAAGAGGGCCTGCGGGTAGACGCCCAGGGCAAACTCGCGGTCACCCCGCACCCTTCCGGCCTGGGTTCGGCGCTCACCAACGAACACGTCACCACCGATTACTCCGAAGCGCTGCTCGAACTCATCACCGGCACCCACGGGCGGGTCGAGCCCCTGCTGGCCGAACTCGAAAACACCCATCGCTTCGTCTACAGCGTGCTCGACGGCGAATACATCTGGAATCAATCCATGCCGGCCACGCTACCGCCCGAGGCCGACATTCCCATCGCCTGGTATGGCCGCTCGAATACCGGCATGCTCAAGCACGTGTACCGGCGCGGGCTGGCCGAGCGCTACGGCAAGGCCATGCAGTGCATCGCCGGCGTGCATTACAACTTCTCGCTGCCCGACGCGCTGTGGGAAATCCTCGACCCCGGCGCCGCCGATCCGCAAACGCGGCGGTCGCGCGGCTACATCGGCCTGATCCGCAATTTCACGCGCTACTCCTGGCTGCTGATGTACCTGTTCGGCGCCGCGCCGGCCCTGTCGCGCAGCTTCATGGGCGACCGGCCGCATCCCTTGCAGGCGCTCGACGCCGACACCCTGTACCTGCCGCACGCCACCAGCCTGCGCATGAGCGACCTGGGCTACCAGAACAACAAGGCGCAGGCGCAGCTCAAGCTTTGCTACAACGATCTGGACACCTTCCTGGCCCGCCTGTATGGCGCGGTCACGCAGCCCTGGCCCGAATACCAGGCCATCGGCACCCACCGCGACGGCCAATGGATCCAGCTCAACACCAACGTGCTGCAGATCGAAAACGAGTACTACTCCAGCATCCGCCCCAAGCGCGCCACCGGCCGCTGCGAACGCCCGGTCACGGCGCTGGCCGAGCGCGGCGTGCAATACGTCGAAGTGCGCTGCCTCGACATCGACCCGCAGCAACCGGTCGGCATCGCGGCCGACACCGCGCGCTTCGTAGATGCCTTCCTGCTGTTCTGTGCCGTGTCCGACAGCCCGTATTTCCCACAAAACGGCTACTGCCAGCGCAGCGCCGACAACTTCTCGGTAGTGGTCAAAGAGGGCCGCAAGCCGGGCCTGATGCTCGACCGCGACGGAGTGGCCATCAGCCTGCCCGACTGGGGCCGCGAACTGCTCGATCACATCGCGCCGTACGCGGCGCTGTACGACCAGGCCCTGGGCGGCGACGCCTACGCCCGCGCGCTGCAGGCCCAGCATGCCAAGCTGGGCCACGCCGACGATACCCCGTCGGCGCGCCTGCTGGCCGAACTGCGCGACCAGGGCGTCCCGTTCCACGAGTACTCGCTGCAGCTCAGCCGCCGGCACGCCGATGCGTTGCGCGCCCAACCCCTGCCGGCCGACGTGGCTGCCGGCTACGCCGAGGCGGCGCGCCAGTCGCACGCCGAGCAAGCCCGCCTGGAACAATCCGACGACGTCGATTTCGACACCTACGTGGCGCGCTACCAGGCCGCCTTGAAAGCGCCCGGCTCCAGGTAA
- a CDS encoding CaiB/BaiF CoA transferase family protein gives MSASPSAIPSLPFAGLRVLDISQGIAGPYCAQILWQQGADVVKVEPPDGDWGRHVGVVRGAHSALSIAYNAGKRGLCLDARAPRGKALLGQLARRADVVIQNFRPGVAARIGVDYAELAAERPGLVYVSISGYGPTGPYANAPASDSVMQADSGLMAANQSPDGEPRRIGLLMADIATALYAAQAVSAALYRQARGGGGSHVELSLFQACAALQVNDIVAHGMAGERVAGPVSAPNGVFDTADGRLSVLALNNDQFARLCRALDRPQWLADPAYADNASRMARRDALHAELAAQLRQHPTDYWTERLAREDVLHARVRNYDDLAAHPQARHVGLLEPLAQAGGAPLPYSRLPGVAHPRPLTAAPGIGEHSTQVLADWGVPAADIDALLRAGVVRQAEQPA, from the coding sequence ATGTCCGCATCTCCGTCCGCCATCCCGTCACTGCCTTTCGCCGGCCTGCGCGTTCTGGACATCAGCCAGGGCATCGCGGGCCCCTATTGCGCACAGATCCTGTGGCAGCAAGGCGCCGACGTGGTCAAGGTCGAACCGCCCGATGGCGACTGGGGACGGCACGTGGGCGTGGTGCGGGGCGCGCATAGCGCCCTTTCGATCGCCTACAACGCCGGCAAGCGCGGCCTGTGCCTGGATGCCCGCGCGCCGCGCGGCAAGGCGTTGCTGGGGCAGCTGGCCCGCCGGGCCGACGTCGTGATCCAGAACTTCCGGCCCGGCGTGGCCGCGCGCATTGGCGTCGACTACGCCGAACTGGCTGCCGAGCGCCCCGGACTGGTGTATGTGTCGATCAGCGGCTACGGCCCCACCGGCCCGTATGCCAACGCGCCCGCGTCGGATTCCGTCATGCAGGCCGACAGCGGCCTGATGGCTGCCAACCAGTCGCCCGACGGCGAGCCACGCCGCATCGGCCTGCTGATGGCCGACATCGCCACCGCGCTGTACGCCGCCCAGGCCGTCAGCGCCGCGCTGTACCGCCAGGCGCGCGGCGGCGGCGGCAGCCACGTCGAACTGAGCCTGTTCCAGGCCTGCGCGGCGCTACAGGTCAACGACATCGTGGCCCACGGCATGGCCGGCGAGCGCGTGGCCGGGCCGGTCAGCGCCCCCAACGGCGTGTTCGACACCGCCGACGGGCGCCTGTCGGTGCTGGCCCTGAACAACGACCAGTTCGCGCGGCTGTGCCGCGCCCTCGACCGCCCGCAATGGCTGGCAGACCCCGCGTATGCCGACAACGCCAGCCGCATGGCGCGGCGCGATGCGCTGCACGCCGAACTGGCCGCCCAACTGCGGCAACACCCCACCGATTACTGGACCGAACGGCTGGCGCGCGAAGACGTGCTGCATGCGCGCGTGCGCAACTACGATGACCTGGCCGCACACCCGCAGGCGCGCCATGTAGGCCTGCTGGAACCGCTGGCGCAAGCGGGCGGCGCCCCGCTGCCCTATTCGCGCCTCCCCGGCGTGGCGCACCCCCGTCCGCTGACCGCGGCTCCGGGCATTGGCGAACACTCCACCCAGGTGCTGGCCGACTGGGGCGTGCCGGCAGCCGATATCGACGCACTGCTGCGCGCCGGCGTCGTGCGCCAGGCCGAGCAGCCGGCATGA
- a CDS encoding LysR family transcriptional regulator has protein sequence MFDNLPDLNLVRLFVAMVESRNLSAAAQRCGMTRSNMSHRLKRLELALGAQLLRRTTRHVELTQAGRLLYQHGVRLLDEMRAAQSNIDSLGGTVRGDVRVRLPTGLGHLYLAPVLLEFTRRYPDIALRVHINDNIGDLVSAEVDLALKITSAPPEDHVARRLCAIQWSLCAAPEFLLDGRPVQTLEQLGRCSMIAPQSLGRRFDLRLKHAHGDPLILRVAPRLQSGDYPFLREAVLAGLGVALLPRYAVWTQLRDGQLREVLPEFEPEGVGNAIYLLTAPNRFPSMATRALAGFVQEHIERRHRDWLRPAPSA, from the coding sequence ATGTTTGACAATCTTCCCGACCTGAACCTGGTCCGGCTGTTCGTGGCCATGGTCGAATCGCGCAACCTCAGCGCGGCCGCGCAGCGCTGCGGCATGACACGATCGAACATGTCGCACCGGCTCAAGCGCCTGGAGCTGGCGCTGGGGGCGCAGCTGTTGCGTCGCACCACCAGGCATGTCGAGCTGACCCAGGCGGGCCGCCTGCTGTACCAGCATGGCGTGCGGCTGCTCGATGAAATGCGCGCGGCCCAATCGAACATCGACAGCCTGGGCGGCACGGTGCGAGGCGACGTGCGCGTGCGCCTGCCCACCGGACTTGGGCATCTGTACCTGGCGCCGGTGTTGCTGGAATTCACGCGCCGCTATCCCGACATTGCGCTGCGCGTGCACATCAATGACAACATCGGCGACCTGGTATCGGCCGAGGTCGACCTGGCCTTGAAGATCACTTCGGCGCCGCCGGAAGACCACGTTGCGCGGCGCTTGTGCGCGATCCAGTGGAGCCTGTGCGCGGCGCCCGAATTCCTGCTGGACGGGCGGCCCGTGCAGACGCTCGAGCAACTGGGGCGCTGCTCGATGATCGCGCCGCAGTCGCTGGGCCGCCGCTTCGACCTGCGGCTCAAGCACGCCCATGGCGACCCGCTGATCCTGCGCGTGGCGCCGCGCTTGCAGTCGGGCGACTATCCTTTTCTGCGCGAGGCGGTGCTGGCCGGGCTGGGCGTGGCGTTATTGCCGCGCTATGCGGTGTGGACCCAGCTGCGCGACGGGCAGTTGCGCGAAGTGCTGCCCGAGTTCGAGCCCGAGGGCGTGGGCAACGCCATTTATTTGTTGACCGCGCCCAACCGCTTTCCGTCGATGGCTACCCGCGCCCTGGCGGGCTTTGTGCAAGAGCACATCGAGCGGCGCCACCGCGACTGGCTGCGGCCGGCCCCGTCGGCATGA
- a CDS encoding helix-turn-helix domain-containing protein, whose protein sequence is MPAKPLSNREHECLHWSAMGKTSWEIAVILGVSERTVNFHIGNACSKLGVYNRRAAVAIALSQGLLPALNG, encoded by the coding sequence ATGCCAGCAAAACCCCTTTCCAACCGCGAACACGAGTGCCTGCACTGGTCGGCAATGGGCAAGACCAGCTGGGAAATCGCCGTCATTCTGGGTGTCAGCGAACGCACGGTCAATTTCCATATCGGCAACGCCTGCAGCAAGCTGGGGGTCTACAACCGCCGCGCCGCGGTGGCCATCGCGCTCAGCCAGGGCCTGCTGCCTGCCCTCAACGGTTGA
- a CDS encoding LysR family transcriptional regulator, translated as MSSIRQFRTALAAARLGSFVAAGRHVGLTQAAVSLQIKNLESELHTQLFERRAQAAVPTPQGRRMLAELEELVARYEQLQAQSGDTLRGSLRIGTLVSSLMGTFGTVLARVKHDYPDLHITLLAGQSADFAARVAAGELDAAVVTEPPHGVEPALVWAPLYQEPLVLIAAARLRHKSVASLLATEPFLQFDRSLWTGHLITEALSRHGAAPNTILELNSIEAIAELVRQDYGVAVVPLLANANWRASKQLAVKPLPGPAIMRRVGMLERRRHGKQAITQTLRGVFAQAAP; from the coding sequence ATGTCGTCGATCCGCCAATTCCGCACTGCGCTGGCCGCTGCCCGGCTGGGCAGCTTCGTGGCGGCCGGCCGCCACGTCGGACTGACCCAGGCCGCCGTCAGCCTGCAGATCAAGAACCTGGAAAGCGAGCTGCATACACAGCTGTTCGAGCGCCGCGCGCAGGCCGCGGTGCCCACCCCGCAGGGCCGCCGCATGCTGGCCGAACTGGAAGAACTGGTGGCGCGCTACGAGCAACTGCAGGCGCAAAGCGGCGACACACTGCGCGGCAGCCTGCGCATCGGCACCCTGGTGTCGTCGTTGATGGGCACCTTCGGCACAGTGCTGGCGCGCGTCAAGCACGACTACCCCGACCTGCACATCACGCTGCTGGCGGGGCAGTCGGCCGACTTCGCCGCGCGCGTGGCCGCCGGCGAACTGGACGCGGCGGTGGTCACCGAGCCGCCGCACGGCGTCGAGCCCGCGCTGGTGTGGGCGCCGCTGTACCAAGAGCCCTTGGTGCTGATCGCGGCCGCGCGGCTGCGCCACAAATCGGTGGCCTCACTGCTGGCCACCGAACCCTTCCTGCAATTCGACCGTTCGCTCTGGACCGGACACCTGATCACCGAGGCCCTGTCGCGTCACGGCGCGGCGCCCAACACCATCCTGGAACTGAACTCCATCGAGGCTATCGCCGAACTGGTGCGCCAGGACTACGGCGTGGCAGTGGTGCCGCTGCTGGCCAACGCCAATTGGCGCGCCAGCAAGCAGTTGGCGGTCAAGCCGCTGCCCGGCCCAGCCATCATGCGGCGGGTCGGCATGCTGGAACGACGCCGCCACGGCAAACAAGCCATCACGCAGACCCTACGGGGCGTGTTCGCCCAGGCCGCGCCGTAA
- a CDS encoding succinate dehydrogenase membrane anchor has product MSAAGAARRWYWQRVSAMAMALFVLAHLVIITLAVRGGLSAAEILGRTRGSLAWMTFYGIFVALVALHAAIGLRNVLDEWAPARKAAGPLAMAAGVLLLALGWRAVAAVTFGG; this is encoded by the coding sequence ATGAGCGCGGCGGGCGCCGCGCGGCGCTGGTACTGGCAACGCGTCAGCGCCATGGCCATGGCGCTGTTCGTGCTGGCCCACCTGGTAATCATCACGCTGGCGGTGCGCGGCGGACTCAGCGCGGCCGAGATCCTGGGCCGCACGCGCGGCAGCCTGGCATGGATGACGTTCTATGGCATTTTCGTGGCGCTGGTGGCGCTGCATGCCGCCATCGGGCTGCGCAATGTGCTGGATGAATGGGCGCCCGCGCGCAAAGCCGCTGGCCCGCTGGCAATGGCGGCCGGCGTGCTGCTGCTGGCGCTGGGCTGGCGTGCCGTGGCCGCCGTGACGTTCGGAGGTTGA